In a genomic window of Aggregatimonas sangjinii:
- a CDS encoding helix-turn-helix domain-containing protein, protein MDNTNSNTQNATFILKRVKDLVNVKRDFHLARLLNIAPTTLSNWKKRNSIDYKLLIEFCVAQGFDLDYVLAGIEKDKVNTQMENLAGYLIDKVRNEFKSDFQEIRTAQKQLVENLDKLKTKEEIALAKQKLSKTIAHNN, encoded by the coding sequence GTGGATAATACTAATTCAAATACCCAAAATGCCACTTTTATTTTAAAAAGGGTGAAAGATTTGGTCAATGTAAAGCGAGATTTCCATCTGGCACGCCTCTTGAACATTGCACCTACGACCTTATCTAATTGGAAAAAGAGGAATAGTATTGATTACAAGCTTCTCATTGAGTTCTGCGTAGCCCAAGGTTTCGATTTGGATTACGTGCTGGCTGGTATAGAGAAGGATAAGGTAAATACACAAATGGAAAATCTTGCCGGATATCTAATCGACAAGGTACGCAATGAATTCAAATCGGATTTTCAGGAAATCAGAACTGCTCAAAAGCAGTTGGTAGAAAATTTAGATAAGCTGAAAACGAAGGAAGAAATTGCGTTGGCAAAACAAAAATTATCGAAGACCATAGCCCACAATAATTAG
- a CDS encoding GIN domain-containing protein: protein MKKITLLIALVFCLQAFSQRKPKIKGNKSVIEVQQDLPPFNAIELNDDLRIELRKGRQEGVFINADDNLIDVLKFEVVNGVLEISSFYKITAKKKLDIVVSYTELQSVIARDGRIETKDNVVSDVFDAKLFGSAKMDMNVNASVIDLEMEGNSSGDLNFQSDTLNLVIKDRVDVRVYSISEWTNVDLTSSANIKMEGTAYGLSAHLFDNSNLRASKLEAEGVEVFAEGSPSARVFALKDFELTSRGSSKTYLTGNPKIDIIEFLDTSELHKEKE, encoded by the coding sequence ATGAAAAAAATAACACTATTGATTGCGCTGGTCTTTTGCCTTCAAGCGTTCTCCCAACGTAAACCCAAAATAAAGGGCAATAAGAGCGTTATAGAGGTGCAGCAAGATTTACCCCCGTTCAACGCTATCGAGCTCAATGACGACCTTAGAATCGAGCTCCGTAAAGGAAGGCAAGAAGGTGTTTTCATCAATGCGGATGACAACTTGATCGACGTTTTGAAATTTGAGGTGGTCAATGGGGTGTTGGAAATAAGTTCTTTCTATAAGATTACCGCAAAAAAGAAACTTGATATCGTCGTAAGCTATACCGAATTACAATCCGTTATTGCACGCGACGGACGAATAGAGACAAAGGACAATGTTGTTTCAGACGTTTTCGATGCCAAATTGTTCGGTTCCGCTAAAATGGATATGAATGTGAATGCCAGTGTTATTGATTTAGAGATGGAAGGAAATAGCTCCGGAGATCTAAATTTTCAATCCGACACCTTGAATCTTGTCATTAAAGATAGAGTGGATGTACGAGTATATTCGATCAGCGAATGGACGAATGTGGATTTAACCTCAAGCGCAAATATAAAAATGGAAGGAACGGCTTACGGACTAAGTGCGCATTTGTTCGACAACTCGAATTTAAGAGCGAGCAAATTGGAGGCAGAAGGGGTAGAAGTTTTTGCCGAAGGCTCCCCAAGCGCAAGAGTATTTGCCCTGAAGGATTTCGAACTTACTTCGCGCGGCTCATCCAAAACGTATTTAACGGGAAACCCGAAAATCGACATCATCGAATTTTTGGATACGTCCGAATTGCATAAGGAGAAAGAATAG
- a CDS encoding cbb3-type cytochrome c oxidase subunit I: MSATIEAHVEEHAHDDHGHHHHKETFVTKYIFSQDHKMIAKQYLILGVLVMGFIGIAMSLLMRMQLAWPGESFLVFDTFLGKWAPDGIMDADIYLALVTMHGTIMVFFVLTAGLSGTFSNLLIPLQIGARDMASGFLNMLSFWMFFVASVVMICSLFVEAGPAAAGWTIYPPLSALPMAQPGSGMGMTLWLVSMAIFIASSLLGSLNYIVTVINLRTKGMSMTRLPLTIWAFFVTAIIGVISFPVLLSAALLLIMDRSFGTSFFLSDIFLQGEVLHYQGGSPVLYEHLFWFLGHPEVYIVLLPALGITSEVMSTNARKPIFGYRAMVASILAIAFLSTIVWGHHMFISGMNPFLGSVFTFTTLLIAIPSAVKAFNYITTLWKGNLQLNPAMLFSIGLVSTFITGGLTGIILGDSTLDINVHDTYFVVAHFHLVMGISALYGLFAGVYHWFPKMFEGKMMNKNLGYVHFWVTAFAAYGIFFPMHFVGMAGVPRRYYENTAFPMFDEFTDVQVLMSVFAFIAAAAQLVFAANFIYSIFYGKVGPKNPWKSNTLEWTAEMKHIHGNWDGPIPEVHRWAYDYSKVDENGEYIIPGQDFVPQTVPLQEDEEELQH; this comes from the coding sequence ATGTCAGCAACAATAGAGGCGCACGTAGAAGAGCACGCACACGACGATCATGGACATCATCACCATAAAGAGACATTTGTAACCAAATACATTTTTTCCCAAGATCATAAAATGATCGCCAAACAATACCTTATTCTTGGGGTATTGGTTATGGGCTTCATTGGTATTGCGATGTCTTTACTAATGAGAATGCAATTGGCCTGGCCTGGGGAATCATTTTTGGTTTTCGATACCTTTTTAGGGAAATGGGCTCCTGATGGGATTATGGATGCCGATATTTATCTGGCGTTGGTTACCATGCACGGTACCATTATGGTCTTTTTTGTACTCACTGCCGGATTGAGCGGTACCTTTAGTAACCTATTGATTCCGTTACAAATCGGTGCACGTGATATGGCATCCGGCTTTTTGAACATGCTTTCTTTTTGGATGTTCTTCGTGGCCAGTGTAGTCATGATTTGTTCCTTGTTCGTTGAGGCGGGACCCGCAGCGGCAGGTTGGACGATTTATCCTCCATTGAGTGCATTGCCCATGGCCCAACCGGGATCAGGTATGGGTATGACCCTGTGGTTGGTTTCAATGGCGATATTTATCGCATCGTCCTTACTGGGTTCTTTGAATTATATCGTAACGGTAATTAATTTAAGAACCAAGGGCATGTCTATGACCAGATTGCCACTGACGATATGGGCGTTCTTCGTAACGGCCATTATCGGTGTCATTTCCTTTCCGGTTTTGTTATCTGCAGCGTTGCTGTTGATTATGGACAGAAGTTTTGGAACCTCATTCTTCCTTTCGGATATTTTTCTGCAAGGGGAGGTATTGCATTATCAAGGTGGGTCACCGGTATTATACGAACATTTATTTTGGTTCCTAGGACACCCAGAAGTGTATATTGTACTGCTTCCAGCATTGGGTATTACTTCAGAGGTAATGTCTACCAATGCACGCAAGCCTATTTTCGGATACCGTGCCATGGTCGCATCTATTTTGGCCATAGCCTTTCTATCGACTATCGTTTGGGGTCACCATATGTTCATATCCGGTATGAATCCGTTCTTGGGATCTGTATTTACATTTACGACTTTATTGATTGCGATTCCATCTGCGGTAAAAGCTTTTAACTACATCACAACTTTATGGAAAGGGAATTTGCAGCTGAACCCTGCGATGCTGTTTTCCATAGGATTGGTATCCACCTTTATCACGGGAGGTCTAACCGGAATTATCCTCGGAGATAGTACATTGGATATCAATGTGCACGACACTTATTTCGTGGTGGCACACTTTCACCTGGTAATGGGTATTTCTGCGCTGTACGGATTGTTTGCGGGTGTCTACCACTGGTTCCCGAAAATGTTCGAAGGCAAAATGATGAACAAGAACTTGGGCTACGTACATTTCTGGGTGACCGCCTTTGCGGCCTATGGTATATTCTTTCCCATGCACTTTGTGGGAATGGCGGGAGTCCCGAGGCGTTATTACGAAAACACGGCCTTCCCGATGTTCGACGAGTTTACCGATGTTCAGGTATTGATGTCCGTCTTCGCTTTCATCGCGGCTGCTGCCCAGCTGGTATTCGCTGCCAATTTTATCTATAGCATTTTTTACGGAAAGGTTGGTCCAAAAAATCCTTGGAAATCCAATACACTGGAATGGACGGCTGAAATGAAGCATATTCACGGTAACTGGGATGGTCCGATTCCTGAAGTTCACCGTTGGGCTTACGATTACAGTAAGGTGGACGAAAACGGGGAATACATTATTCCAGGACAGGATTTTGTACCTCAGACCGTACCTCTTCAAGAAGACGAAGAGGAACTGCAACACTAG
- a CDS encoding cytochrome c oxidase subunit II: protein MTTLLIFIVLVLVAIAIWQMTKIFELSQLRTESSQIANDGDNKNNGYMLFAFMVFTYLITIFCFWKYSKFFLPDASSAHGEEYDYLLLVSFVIIFIVQFITQFLLHYFGYKYRGKKGNKALFYADNDRLEFIWTIIPVIVLAGLILWGLYTWTEIMDVNEEDDPMIVELYAQQFNWTARYGGEDNVLGGANVRMIDIDRANVLGLDEGDTYAADDVIVKELHLPVGRKVNFKMRSQDVLHSAYMPHFRAQMNCVPGMITEFSFTPTKTTEEIRRDPDVMDKVKRTNEIRAERAARGEDNADPWEFDYVLLCNKICGKSHYNMQMKIIVETQEEYDAWINTQQTFGQTMAGNEPEPAFNTTLGVE from the coding sequence ATGACGACATTATTGATATTTATTGTTCTGGTTCTAGTGGCAATTGCGATTTGGCAAATGACCAAGATTTTCGAACTGTCGCAGTTGCGAACTGAATCCAGTCAAATTGCAAATGACGGTGATAATAAAAACAATGGCTATATGCTGTTCGCTTTTATGGTGTTCACCTACTTGATTACGATATTCTGTTTTTGGAAATACTCAAAATTCTTTTTACCAGATGCCTCTTCGGCACATGGTGAGGAGTATGACTATCTGTTATTGGTCTCATTCGTAATCATATTTATAGTGCAGTTCATCACCCAATTTTTATTGCATTATTTTGGTTACAAATACCGTGGTAAGAAAGGTAATAAGGCATTGTTTTATGCCGATAATGATCGTTTGGAGTTCATTTGGACGATTATTCCTGTAATCGTACTGGCCGGATTGATCCTGTGGGGTCTATATACATGGACAGAGATTATGGATGTGAATGAAGAAGACGACCCTATGATCGTTGAGCTTTATGCTCAGCAGTTTAACTGGACGGCCAGATATGGTGGTGAGGACAATGTTTTGGGTGGTGCCAATGTAAGGATGATCGATATTGATAGGGCTAATGTTCTTGGTTTGGATGAAGGCGATACCTACGCCGCCGATGATGTTATTGTAAAGGAGCTTCATTTACCCGTGGGGCGAAAGGTTAATTTTAAAATGCGGTCCCAAGACGTTCTACATTCAGCCTATATGCCTCATTTTAGGGCGCAAATGAATTGTGTTCCTGGTATGATAACCGAATTTTCATTTACTCCGACCAAGACAACGGAAGAAATTCGACGCGACCCCGATGTCATGGATAAGGTAAAGCGCACGAACGAGATAAGGGCTGAAAGAGCGGCTCGAGGTGAGGACAACGCAGATCCATGGGAATTTGACTATGTACTATTATGTAATAAGATTTGTGGTAAATCACATTACAATATGCAAATGAAAATAATTGTTGAGACGCAGGAGGAGTATGACGCTTGGATAAATACACAACAAACATTTGGGCAGACGATGGCCGGCAATGAGCCGGAACCTGCATTTAACACTACCCTTGGGGTAGAATGA
- a CDS encoding quinol:cytochrome C oxidoreductase: MYTISSKIKLGSIILMVVGALGIGWGFLAAPSTEAEAMEMVASHGDGHEGDHESSVPHLDEGEGVARGPILEQEGEHTEGGEDAEVETGHAMSHETHVLHQLQNKPWAALYVAAFFFFMIALGVLAFYAIQRAAQAGWSPLLFRVMEGITAYIVPGGIIVFVILVLSVLHMNHLFVWMDPEVVAHDELIQGKSGYLNGWFFLLRAVIFLGGWILYREYSRKLSLKQDEATDDSNFKMNFRISAAFLVFYLITESMMSWDWIMSVDPHWFSTLFGWYIFASMFVSGITVIAMVTVYLKSKGYLELVNDSHIHDLAKFMFGISIFWTYLWFSQFMLIWYANIPEEVTYYVTRIADYKLPFFGMVAMNFLFPVLLLMNSDYKRINWFVIMAGIVILAGHYMDIFNAIMPATVGDQWYIGIPEIGAILFFAGLFIFWIFRALASQPLQPKRNPFIEESKHFHY, from the coding sequence ATGTACACGATTTCAAGTAAAATAAAATTAGGTTCCATTATTTTGATGGTTGTTGGCGCCCTAGGCATTGGTTGGGGTTTCCTCGCCGCACCTAGTACCGAGGCGGAAGCCATGGAGATGGTGGCTTCCCATGGAGATGGCCACGAAGGTGATCATGAGTCTTCCGTCCCGCATTTAGATGAAGGCGAAGGGGTGGCCCGAGGTCCTATTTTGGAACAGGAGGGAGAGCATACCGAAGGGGGGGAAGATGCAGAGGTTGAGACAGGACACGCTATGTCGCATGAAACACATGTATTGCACCAGTTACAGAACAAACCATGGGCAGCGCTCTATGTAGCGGCTTTCTTTTTCTTTATGATTGCTTTGGGCGTTCTTGCGTTTTATGCGATACAACGAGCTGCGCAAGCAGGATGGTCGCCACTTTTATTTCGAGTGATGGAAGGCATTACGGCTTATATCGTACCCGGGGGTATTATCGTATTCGTAATCTTGGTGCTATCGGTGTTACATATGAACCATTTGTTCGTTTGGATGGACCCGGAAGTAGTGGCCCACGATGAATTGATTCAAGGTAAATCCGGTTATTTGAATGGATGGTTCTTTCTTTTAAGGGCAGTCATCTTTTTAGGGGGATGGATACTCTACAGGGAGTATTCTAGAAAATTATCCTTAAAACAGGATGAAGCAACCGACGATTCCAACTTCAAGATGAATTTTAGGATTTCGGCAGCTTTCTTGGTCTTTTATTTGATCACCGAGTCTATGATGTCTTGGGACTGGATCATGAGCGTAGACCCACATTGGTTTAGTACACTCTTTGGTTGGTATATTTTTGCCAGTATGTTCGTTTCGGGCATTACCGTAATTGCGATGGTAACGGTCTACCTAAAATCAAAAGGCTATTTAGAACTTGTGAACGATAGCCATATTCATGATTTGGCCAAGTTCATGTTCGGTATCAGTATATTCTGGACATACCTTTGGTTCTCGCAGTTCATGCTTATTTGGTACGCCAATATTCCCGAAGAGGTAACGTATTATGTAACCCGTATCGCGGATTATAAATTACCGTTTTTTGGTATGGTCGCCATGAATTTCCTATTTCCTGTATTACTGCTAATGAATAGTGATTACAAACGCATCAATTGGTTTGTGATCATGGCCGGTATCGTAATACTTGCAGGCCACTATATGGATATTTTCAATGCCATCATGCCGGCAACAGTAGGTGATCAATGGTATATCGGTATTCCTGAAATCGGGGCTATATTGTTCTTTGCGGGACTATTCATATTCTGGATTTTCAGGGCATTGGCAAGTCAACCGTTACAACCCAAACGGAATCCGTTTATTGAAGAAAGTAAACATTTCCATTACTAA
- a CDS encoding c-type cytochrome — MNSFIKIGLVVSLVAFMASCADNSRPNYQYMPNMYEPVGYETYQEVNFLPSGQEAMLPPEHTITRGWMPYEFENTPEGKELARAKASPLDSLQNEENLAVGGQLYTIYCAICHGDKGDGQGWLVKQEKILGIPSYDDAARNITVGTAYHVQQYGLNAMGAYASQMNNHEMWQVSEYVMKLKEELSK, encoded by the coding sequence ATGAACAGTTTTATAAAAATAGGATTGGTAGTAAGCTTAGTGGCCTTTATGGCGAGCTGTGCCGACAATAGTAGGCCTAATTATCAGTATATGCCGAACATGTACGAGCCAGTGGGCTATGAGACCTATCAGGAAGTTAACTTTTTGCCAAGCGGTCAAGAAGCAATGTTACCACCGGAACATACGATAACCCGCGGTTGGATGCCCTACGAATTTGAGAATACTCCCGAAGGTAAGGAGCTGGCGAGGGCAAAGGCAAGTCCGTTAGATTCACTACAGAACGAGGAGAATCTAGCTGTTGGTGGCCAGTTGTATACGATTTACTGTGCTATTTGTCATGGCGATAAGGGCGATGGACAAGGTTGGTTGGTGAAGCAGGAAAAGATATTGGGCATTCCGAGCTATGATGATGCGGCGAGAAACATCACCGTAGGTACTGCATATCACGTACAGCAGTATGGTCTGAACGCCATGGGGGCATATGCTTCCCAGATGAACAACCATGAAATGTGGCAGGTTTCCGAATACGTAATGAAACTGAAAGAAGAGTTATCAAAATAA
- a CDS encoding DUF3341 domain-containing protein, which yields MASKVLHAYYNDDDVLMLAVKKVKAAKHHIEEVYCPFPVHGLDKAMGLAPTRIAITSFIYGCIGLGVAVLMMNFIMIEDWPQDIGGKPSFSYIENMPAFVPIMFELTVFFAAHLMVITFYMRSRLWPFKKAENPDVRTTDDHFIMEIEIHDNENELKDLLADTGTVEINIVEKNLH from the coding sequence ATGGCATCTAAAGTTTTACATGCTTATTACAACGACGATGATGTGTTGATGCTTGCCGTGAAAAAGGTCAAGGCAGCAAAGCATCATATCGAAGAGGTTTATTGTCCTTTTCCCGTGCACGGGTTGGACAAGGCGATGGGCCTTGCACCCACACGTATAGCGATTACTTCTTTCATTTATGGCTGTATTGGCTTGGGAGTCGCTGTTTTGATGATGAACTTTATCATGATAGAAGATTGGCCTCAGGATATCGGTGGTAAGCCCAGTTTCAGCTATATAGAGAATATGCCTGCCTTTGTTCCCATTATGTTCGAGCTTACGGTATTCTTTGCGGCGCACTTAATGGTGATTACTTTCTACATGAGAAGTAGACTATGGCCGTTCAAGAAGGCCGAGAATCCCGACGTAAGAACCACGGACGACCATTTTATTATGGAAATAGAAATTCACGATAACGAGAACGAATTGAAAGATTTATTGGCCGATACCGGTACAGTTGAAATCAATATAGTAGAAAAAAACCTTCATTAA
- the nrfD gene encoding NrfD/PsrC family molybdoenzyme membrane anchor subunit → MASHYEAPIRRPLVTGDKGYHDVTVDIAAPVEGKANKHWWIVFSIALIAFLWGVGCIIYTISTGIGTWGLNKTVNWAWDITNFVWWVGIGHAGTLISAVLLLFRQKWRMAINRSAEAMTIFSVIQAGLFPIIHMGRPWLAYWVLPIPNQFGSLWVNFNSPLLWDVFAISTYLSVSLVFWWTGLLPDFAMLRDRAILPFQKKIYSLLSFGWSGRAKDWQRFEEVSLVLAGLATPLVLSVHTIVSFDFATSVIPGWHTTIFPPYFVAGAIFSGFAMVNTLLIIMRKVCNLENYITVQHIELMNIVIMLTGSIVGCAYITELFMAWYSGVEYEQYAFLNRATGPYWWAYWSMMTCNVFSPQFMWFKKLRTSIMFSFFISIIVNIGMWFERFVIIVTSLHRDYLPSSWTMFSPTFVDIGIFIGTIGFFFVLFLLYARTFPVIAQAEVKSILKSSGEKYKKLRDAGKPLYQIPQSRTPIIPKDELVTQDVLMGEVVPAKGDKQGVNELLSTIGTFDATKETADDLKKVKGIGPKMEKTLNEIGIFTFAQVARMTQKEYDLLDTITEAFPGRAERDDWAGQALILSNKKQR, encoded by the coding sequence ATGGCGTCGCATTACGAAGCACCTATTAGAAGACCCTTAGTAACTGGGGACAAAGGCTACCACGATGTAACCGTGGATATTGCCGCTCCTGTCGAGGGCAAGGCGAATAAGCATTGGTGGATTGTTTTTTCCATTGCGCTTATCGCATTTCTTTGGGGAGTAGGGTGTATTATCTACACGATATCCACAGGTATCGGTACTTGGGGTCTGAACAAAACCGTAAACTGGGCTTGGGATATTACCAATTTTGTTTGGTGGGTAGGTATCGGTCATGCCGGTACGCTTATTTCGGCGGTACTGCTCTTATTCCGTCAGAAGTGGAGAATGGCGATCAACCGTTCCGCGGAAGCGATGACCATCTTTTCGGTAATACAGGCAGGTCTGTTTCCGATCATACACATGGGTCGTCCTTGGTTGGCCTATTGGGTACTTCCTATTCCGAATCAATTCGGTTCACTGTGGGTTAACTTTAACTCGCCTTTGCTTTGGGATGTATTTGCGATTTCGACCTATCTCTCCGTTTCATTGGTTTTCTGGTGGACTGGTTTGTTACCCGATTTCGCCATGTTGCGGGACCGTGCGATCTTGCCTTTTCAAAAGAAAATATACAGTCTGTTAAGTTTCGGTTGGAGTGGTCGTGCAAAAGACTGGCAACGATTCGAGGAAGTATCCTTGGTCTTGGCAGGTTTGGCAACACCGCTGGTACTTTCGGTACACACCATTGTATCCTTCGATTTTGCCACCTCGGTAATTCCTGGATGGCATACAACGATATTCCCACCATATTTTGTTGCTGGAGCGATTTTTTCGGGTTTTGCGATGGTAAACACGCTTTTGATCATTATGCGGAAAGTGTGCAACCTCGAAAATTATATTACCGTACAGCATATTGAACTGATGAACATCGTAATCATGTTAACGGGTTCTATTGTGGGTTGTGCGTATATTACCGAGTTGTTTATGGCTTGGTATTCTGGAGTGGAATATGAACAATATGCCTTCTTGAATAGGGCTACCGGGCCTTATTGGTGGGCGTACTGGTCTATGATGACTTGTAATGTGTTCTCGCCGCAGTTCATGTGGTTCAAGAAATTGCGTACGAGCATTATGTTCTCTTTCTTTATCTCGATTATAGTTAATATCGGTATGTGGTTCGAGCGTTTCGTGATTATTGTTACCTCTTTGCATAGGGATTACCTCCCTTCTTCTTGGACGATGTTCTCTCCCACTTTCGTGGATATTGGAATCTTTATCGGTACCATCGGATTCTTTTTCGTGTTGTTCCTATTATATGCGAGAACCTTCCCGGTTATTGCGCAAGCGGAAGTAAAATCGATTTTAAAGTCTTCCGGTGAAAAATATAAAAAACTCCGTGATGCGGGCAAGCCGTTGTATCAAATCCCGCAAAGCAGGACACCTATAATCCCGAAGGATGAATTGGTTACGCAGGATGTATTAATGGGAGAAGTTGTTCCGGCAAAAGGCGATAAACAAGGAGTGAACGAACTCTTAAGTACGATCGGCACCTTTGATGCCACTAAGGAAACGGCCGACGATTTGAAGAAAGTAAAAGGTATCGGGCCGAAAATGGAAAAGACCTTGAATGAAATCGGTATTTTCACTTTTGCACAAGTGGCACGAATGACACAGAAAGAATATGATTTGCTGGACACGATAACGGAAGCATTCCCAGGTCGCGCCGAACGTGACGATTGGGCGGGACAGGCGTTGATTTTAAGCAATAAAAAACAACGATAG